A portion of the Dethiosulfovibrio faecalis genome contains these proteins:
- a CDS encoding argininosuccinate synthase codes for MEKKGKVVLAYSGGLDTSVAVCWLMERGYDVVTLTADVGQSVNLEEKKAKALKTGAVAAYVMDLKKQFVQEFVWPSLKANGMYQGTYPLSSALSRPLISQQLAWVAKNEGAVAVAHGCTGKGQDQVRFEVAIGALNPELEVIAPVRDWHFSREAEIEYAKEHGIEVGASVQSPYSIDENLWGRAIECGALEDPWNECPEDAFQISVAQEVSPDKPQNVEITFEKGIPVALDGVPMDGVSLILKLREIAGAHGVGRIDMLEDRLVGFKSREVYECPAAITLISAHRALETMTLSKEVLAEKKRLEASFAELAYTGYWFSPLKEAIDAFVDKTQENVNGTVRVKLFKGMATVTGLKSLSSVYSHDLATYSEEDSFDHSAAVGFIKVWGLPLKTWKQAHKQDPEKNESISVSC; via the coding sequence ATGGAGAAAAAGGGAAAGGTGGTTCTGGCCTACAGCGGAGGGTTGGATACCTCCGTGGCGGTATGTTGGCTGATGGAGCGGGGATACGACGTGGTCACCTTGACCGCCGACGTGGGGCAGTCTGTCAATCTGGAGGAGAAGAAGGCCAAGGCCCTCAAGACCGGGGCTGTGGCGGCCTACGTCATGGACCTGAAAAAACAGTTCGTGCAGGAGTTCGTCTGGCCCTCTCTCAAGGCCAACGGTATGTATCAGGGAACCTATCCCCTCAGTTCGGCACTGTCCAGGCCTCTTATCTCCCAGCAGCTTGCCTGGGTGGCGAAAAACGAGGGGGCCGTCGCCGTGGCTCACGGGTGTACCGGAAAGGGACAGGATCAGGTTCGCTTCGAGGTAGCCATAGGGGCTCTGAATCCGGAGTTGGAGGTCATAGCTCCCGTCAGGGACTGGCATTTCAGTCGCGAGGCGGAGATAGAGTACGCAAAGGAGCATGGCATAGAGGTCGGAGCCTCGGTCCAGTCTCCCTACAGCATAGATGAGAACCTATGGGGACGGGCAATAGAGTGCGGCGCCCTTGAGGATCCCTGGAACGAATGTCCAGAGGATGCCTTCCAGATCTCGGTGGCCCAGGAGGTTTCTCCCGACAAGCCCCAAAACGTGGAGATAACCTTCGAGAAGGGTATTCCCGTGGCCTTGGACGGGGTTCCCATGGACGGAGTCTCCCTCATATTGAAGCTTCGGGAGATTGCCGGAGCCCACGGCGTGGGTCGGATCGATATGCTCGAGGATCGTCTGGTCGGCTTCAAGAGTCGGGAGGTCTACGAGTGCCCGGCGGCGATCACCCTTATCTCGGCTCACAGGGCCCTGGAGACGATGACCCTCTCCAAAGAGGTGCTGGCGGAGAAGAAGCGGCTTGAGGCTTCCTTCGCCGAACTCGCCTACACCGGTTACTGGTTCTCCCCTCTGAAGGAGGCCATAGATGCCTTTGTGGACAAGACCCAGGAAAACGTCAACGGCACGGTGAGGGTGAAGCTCTTCAAGGGTATGGCTACCGTTACGGGGCTCAAATCCCTCAGCTCGGTATATAGCCACGATCTGGCGACCTACTCGGAGGAGGATTCCTTCGATCACTCCGCCGCCGTAGGATTCATAAAGGTATGGGGACTGCCTCTCAAGACCTGGAAGCAGGCTCATAAACAGGATCCGGAGAAAAACGAGTCTATTTCCGTCTCCTGCTGA